In the Struthio camelus isolate bStrCam1 chromosome 16, bStrCam1.hap1, whole genome shotgun sequence genome, gcggcgcgcagcCCGTGACGCGACCGAGCGGCTCCGCctccgctgccgggggcggggggaggcgcgggcgccccctggcggccggagcgaggagccggcggccccccccccgcaggcccgACCGGCctgggggcggccccgccccgccccgccccgcccccagcgGCGGAGCCGGCCGGGAGCGGCCGCTGCGGGGCAGCCCGCGCCGGTACCCGCCGGCCGCGCGCCGGGCCCGCCACCGCCGTCTTTATGGGGCCGTAAAGCCATAAAGGCGCCGGGTCAAGGCCCGGCCGCGATAAGGCCGCGGCGGGAACAGGGTGAGGCCGCCCCCGCCCTGCGCGCTGCGGGCCCGGCGCCCTCGGAGCAGCGGAGACGAAGCGGCTGCGGAGCCCCTGCGGtgggcgccgggcgctgccgccccggcagagcgggccgggccggccccccccccccccgggccgggccggcccccgccccccgcccccccgggccgccgcgccTCGAGGCCCGCAGAGGGCGAAGGGAGCgtcgcctccccccgccccgccccgcggcttcCAGCCCCGGCCGGAGGCTCCCGGGCGCGGAGCGCGGAGGGGCCTGCTGGGCCGCCTGCGGCGAGCGCCGCCGGGCGCTCCCCGGTGCTGAGCGTTTCCTCTGTCGCAGCGCGCTGGTGCCTTGAGTCACCTCGCAGGAATCGGCCGGAGCGCGAGTTCCTCGTTTATGAGCTCAGTCACCCTGGGGAGGTATCGGCCTGATTCTCTGTTTGTGCAGAAACGTTCCCGGTTTTGCTGGCTGTATCACCACGCGCTCGTCTTCTAGGTCACACGAAACCGAAGGCGGGTGCTCTGCCTGGCGCAGGTTGTCGAAGGCAGTGACGGTAGCCTGGGAGCCCTGTGGGGTTTCAGCCCGGAGGAAGCCTTTTCCGCTTAGGAAGGAGTGCGCCGGGACCTGCGGCTGTGCAGCCGGGCAGCGTGCTGCACCTCCTCCGGCTTTGCCGAAATGGCGAGTGTTTGTGCTGCGGCGGTGCACGGCagacacgtgcacacacatgccGCGTGCACGGCGAAATCGCCGTGTACCCACATGTTTGGCAGATGTCTGCAGGTGTGTCCCCAGGGGAAGCAAGCGTGCGTGTGCGCTCGCCTGTTTTGGGCGAGTGCCCAGTCAGCTTTCGCTGTGGGTCAGGTGTGCGCACACGCGTGTACCGAAATGCCGAGTGCCCTTCTGGAGGGTCAAACACACCTGGGGGAATCGCAGGCGCACGTGGCTGCCTGCCTGCGTTTTGGAGGTGGGTGCGCCTGTGGTGTAGGTGCTGTGTGTCTGGGAAGCGTGGCTCAGTGTTTCGGGGCGGGGAGCATCTCCAGTGGTGTGTGGACACGTGCAGAtgctgggcagtgcctgcagaaGCACCAGGCTAAGCGCTTGCTTCTGTGCTGTTTTCGGGCCTGCCTAATCCAGCGCAGGCACTTTCTCCTCCTCTTAGCAGGAGAAAGCAGGTAGGAAGTTGCTGTTTGCTGGCTGGCATCTCCTAAAGGAAGGGGCTCTGCTCTCAGCACTTCTACACCTGTATGTGGAGCCATCAGCTGTTTTTGCCTGGTCATTTGCTTCACAGTCCTCAGTGCATTTTGGGGAGCTTCCCAGCAGCTCAGATCCCTGTTTCCCTTGACAGCTAACGCAGGCCTTGCCATGGCTGGCGGACAGCTGGGAGATCTGACAGTTCAACGCCGTTCAGGATGTGCAGGAGCAGCATGGTGTGCCCAAGCTTAGCTCCTGCTGTTGGCTGATTTGCTGTCTTCCCTCGCCAaaccccctcctttcccctcctctccgggGGTTCAGATTGTAGGGCAGTCTCAGTAGAATACCCGGGCCCCTCCAGGAGACCCGTCAAGGCAAAATACTTCCTGGAGATGGGCACCCAGATCCCTTCCTTGGTCTGCCAAAAACTGCTTGCCTTGCAGGAAGCCagcctttctctgtttctgtgagCCCAGTTGCAGCACCGATTCCCTAAGGGGAGCAGCCCTTGAGCCAGCCGAGACCTGGGGTGCCTGCTGCGTCCAGCTGCGCGACCCAGGGCTGGCCCCACAGCTACagcactggaaaaggaaaaggtgaCTACAGTGAAGAGGGGCCTGCTGCCTGTGTGGCCCCACATCACTTTGCCTGGCGGGGAGTGGGGGCTTGGCTGGTGGAGCTGTGTGCCTTGTGATCCCGTGTGGCGCTGCCCCCGGTTCCCCTGCCCGGCTGTCGCCTGGCTCCGAGGTCGCAGCAGCACACGTCAGGCTGAGCAAGGGACTTGCCAGGGCTGCCCGCTGTTGGGCTTGaatttccctttccctgcctcctggcggcagcctgctgggctggggggagccccAGCACCCCAGGAAGGGCAGTCTCAGCGCCCTGGGGCAGTAGGGTGGTCAGGCACGGTGCTGTCAGGATCTTGCTAGCCAGTtgcagcacagctggagaaggatgTGCATTTGCTGCCGCCAAACCTCCACTGAGCTCTATCATctgccctcatgtgcctccccaGGGACTTGCTGGGAGGCTGCATGCTGCCCCTAAGCTTTGCAGGCACCCAGAAGTTTGGGCGCAGGTGTGTTCAGGCTGGTGCTGGCAGCTCAGCTTTGAGGAAGTTCCTATGATGGATGATCCAGGAAGAGTCAGAGGTTTGAATTCCTGCGTATAAGGAAAGGCTCAGGAAATCTCCCCAGGACTTGCAGAGCCTCTCGAGGAGATGTTAGGTGGTTCCCTATCAAGTCCTTGTTATTCCTTCTGCAAATTGTCATGGACTAAGGGGTGCACCTGTTGCTATAGGTCCCAGATGCTAAACCATGACAGAGGACAGGGCCGTCAGCGGCCTGTACATAGCCTCTTAATTTGCAACCATGTTCTTGGGACATTGTTAAATGAATGGGAACAAATGTCTTGGAGCATGATGGACTGGAAAACAGCACGGGGAATTTCAGCAATTTCAGCTGACCTGTCTGTCTTTGTTGAAGAGCCAGAAAGGAGAGAGCTGAGATCCAACGGCTGGactcggggtggggggtgggggggagccgcggggccggccacATCCCCTAAAAGGCCTCCTTGTGCTCGGTGTCAGGTTCAGCCTGCAGCAGTTGCCAGACTCTTGGCAGCAAGGTCGCTGCCTGCCTGTACTCTGCCTTCCAGGCAGAGAAAAGGATTGACGTCCCTGTGTGCCAGCACCCAGGCATCCTGGGGGGCCCCTGGCCCACGCCGGCTGAGCGGCTGCCCAGAAGAGCCCCAGGCCAGCCAGTCTCAGGCTGGTTTGTCTTGACAATGAGCTGCCGATCCTTATCGGAGCTGCTGCAGAGGCGAGCCAGCCAGGcgtgcagggagagcagggctagGTGGGGCCCAGGGAATTTGAGCCGGGCAGATCACCTGCCTGAGAGCAGGGTAGCCTGGGCTCCAGCGGAGACAAAGCCCGGAGCCGCCTGCCCCCCTGCCTGGCGCATGGGGGCCCAGACAGACTCCAGCTGGTTACGCCTGCCCGCGGGTGCACCTAAGGCCGAGATCGGCAGAGCCTCCTGCTCGCTCTCACCCGCCTTTCGGCTGCGTTTCTTCCCAAACCTGCTGCTAGCCCCTGAGATGGGAGCTCCTTGCGAAAGCAGGCTGTGCAGCCCACAGAAGGCTCCAGGTAGCTGGGGAGCTGGTAGCTCCTCGTTGTCTACTCTGCCCTGGGCCTGCTGCCTCGCCGGGGAGCGCGGGAAGCTGGCGATCCACCTCCCTGCGCCAGGACTCGTCCCCGCGTTTGTCCCTGCTTGCTGGAGCGTGGTGGGGAAGGCGGGGACCGTCCAGCGCCGAGCCATGCCGCCTGGCTGGGAACAGGCGGTACAAGCGGTTGTGCAACGCGGCCTCGCCCCAGCAACTGCTGGGGGAGAAGAGCTCGGTTCCCCCTCTGGAGAGCCAGACTTTGAACCGTGCGGGCAGGGAGTGTCAGCAGGAGGATTTGAGCTGCTGCTCCGGTATCTCGGCCTGTCAGCTCGCAGGCAGAAGTCGATGGCAGAAAGTCACCGATCACCCCAAATGGGGAGCGCGGAGAccagccttccccttcccctgaaCAGCGAGACCCTGGGGAAGGGCAGGCCAGTGGGCCCGTGTGCTGGGGGGAAGCTAACGGGGAAAGAGAGGGCGAAGAGGGGCTAGGGCTGCCGCCGGAAGGCCCTTGGAGACCTGCATCCTCAAAGCTGGTGCCGTGGGATGCTGCCACCCGACCCACGACTCGGCCACCATCTCCGGCATCagcgggcagggaggggagcgcGTCCCACGTGCTGCTCCGTGGGGTGCGTCACCAGCCTGGCTGTGTGGAGCACCTCTCAGGGGGTCTGTGGCTAGAGGCGTAGGGTGGCTCCTTGAGGGGTGACAGCTCTGGGGTCCTGTCCCTGCTCAGACAGGACAGAGGGTCTTTCCCAGCGTGGGCTGGCAGCGGGTGGGTTCCCATCGAGGCTCCAGGGTGGAGGGTAGATTGGCGTTTTCTTTGCTAGTTGGACTACTTGGTGTCCCATCGTGTTCTTGGGGGGGCCTGAAGCCATGGTGCCCCAGTCCCTGGACGGATCCTGCCCCTCACGtcgccccgtccccccccggtCCTGGCGAGGGGAGCTGGCGTTGCCGCGCAGCTCCAAGGACACGCCGCTGCACCAGCTATGAAAACAGGACACGTTTATTGACAAATGTAACTCGTACAGACCACGCGTAACAGGGTGAGACCGttcccctgcccggccgcggccagGCGGGAGGGCTGGGCGGCTgcaggccccggcccggcccggccgagcgggCAGGGGGCACGCGGGGCGCAACTTCCTCCGCGTCTCACTCATGCGAAGAGCTCTCCTGGCAACCCGAAACTGGCTCTGTTTACACGAAACTGTCTGTATTTACACAGCCGCCCGCATGGCTCCTGCTGGCGCAGCCCAGCCCTGACCCCGAAGACCTTTCCTAGCCCCAGgtctgcccagatcccctctttcgcctcccccgcccccaccccgctCTGCCTGCTCGCTCCACCCTGCCTGGGCTCACCGGCTACGACGGGCCCCGTTGGGGTCCTCCTGGGCGCCGGGCCTCCCGCTCAGCCAGCTCAGAGCCCCCCGGGCTGCCCTGTCCCCGGTCCTGCTCGAGCTCAGCCTGCCCTGTGCCGGCGGGTGGGGTACGGCAGGGGAAGCCTTAGCACCCTCTTGTCTTTGGATAACCCCCCCAAGGGTGCTGGGGGAATTAGCCTCTGCAAAGGGCCGAGGGCCGGGCACCACCCTCCCTCCCACCTTGAGCTCAGCCCCTGTGCCCCCCACGCACCCCAAACACCCGCTGGGGCACAAGTCATGGCTAAGCTGAAGGCATCGTCTAGCTTGGAGGACCTCGTCCTCCTGGGCCTCGGGAGAGAGGGTCCCTGGGAAGGGGGTACCTCGGAGCCGGGGTGCAATAGGTCAAAGAGAAAACTCCACCAGATGGAAATGAAAGTCCGAACTAAAGTGGCCGTTCCCCTCATCAGAGCCCTCCGAGCCAGGCAGCTGCGTTCCTCCTCTGTCCCGTGCTGGGAAGGAGGGTGAGCACGGGAAGGCAGTCCTGCGGGACGGAGAGCAGCCGAAGAGGCGGCAGTCAGCAGGCTCAGGCagacggagaggagcagggagggcgaggggctgctCAGCTCCTCACACATAGTTCCTCTTGTCGTAGCTGGTCACGGCAGAGCGCGGGGCGGAATAGGCCACCTTGCTGCGCGCGTACCTCTCGTCTTTgggggggcaagagcagcagaggagagaCCCCCCAAACAGCAGGAGCGCGGATGCCGCCCAGCCCACGTAGAGAGATGTGCCCAGCTCTCGCTTCTGAGGGTCGAGCACCAGCGGGTTGTAGAAATCCCGGATGATGGTGTTGGCCGACCAGGAGACGGGGATGAGGGTCATGATGCCGGAGAGCAGGAAGATGACGCCGGAGACGATGGTGATCTTGGCCTTGGTCGTCTCGTCCTCCACGCAGCGGGTGCACTGCGCCCCCACGATGGCGACCATCAGGCCCAGCACGGCCAGCACGATGGCCACCACGAGGAGGGCGCGGGCGGCCTGCAGGTCCTGGGGCAGCGCCAGCATGGAGTCGTACACCTTGCACTGCATCTGCCCCGTGCTCTGCACCACGCAGTTCatccacagcccttcccagatGATCTGGGCCGTCACGATGTTGTTGCCGATGAAGGCCGTCACCCGCCACATGGGCAGCGCGCAGCAGATGATGCTGCACAGCCAgcccagcacggacagggccaccCCCCCGATCTCCAGCCCCATAGACATGGTGTCCGGCTCCGAGCGCGCTCCGAGGCGATGGCGGAGAGGAATCCACTGGCCGATACCCGCCCCGGGGCTTCTTCGCCGCTGTGCAGCCTGCGGGAGATCAGCTTACACCTGGATGCACCTGCGCCTCTGCCCGGGCTTATAAGAGccggcagagccggggccgggctgcatTACCTCAGCGCTCGCGCGGGGTGGGGTTTCGCTGCTGGACGCTCCTTTTCACTGGCTCTTTTGCCTGCATCCCGCACCCTCCCCTTTGTTTGCGGAGATGGTGCTGGtgcaagggagggaggggaagaggtcaCCTGTGATGGCcaccacggggggggggggtgctggcagCGGGCGGGTGGAGGGGTGCTGGCGTGCGGATGCCCGGGACGCCGCAGGCTCCGAGTGGGGGGTCCGGGGCTGGCCGGGCCCCAGGCTGCACACCGAAGCCCATAAGCCCCGGGGCGGTGCCAGGAAACCTGGCTCTGGTGCCAAAGAACAACATGTAGCAGGAAACGCCTGCTGCGCTGGCGGCCGAGCTGCCTcgcgccccccggcagcccctccAGGGAAACCTGCGGCCACCTCTGCCCTGTCCAAACCCTCCGCTGGGTGCTGGCAAGCAGCCCAAAGGGCTGCTCTCGGCTCCAAAGCAGCAGCCGCGCCTGGAAGTCCCTCGGCTTTGTGCTGCTCCCGGGGCCTCGCGAACACGCGGGAGCCCGGGAAAGCtggggcgggagcgcggccgcgccgccccggcccggggctcTCCGAGTGGGGCAGCGGAGCAGGAGTgtaagctggggtgggggggaacctgGTTATCGCGGCAGGCCTGGCCGCTCCGGCAGCGATGCTGTAGGTcacagtttgttttatttctgtaccTCTTTATCAGATCTCACGTTTAACATACTGTCCAAAAGGAAGGCAGTTTATTTAAGATTACAGCGTTGTCGGCTTTTTTATCCGCTCAGATTGCTCCTTATCGGCCCGTGGCCCCGCAAACGCCGGGAACACTCAGGCACCTTTGCATTGCTGTGCAAAGTGCAGCGTGAGCTCGCGGCGCAGCTGCGCGCTCTGCTCGTCCGGGCCGAGAGCCCCAAGGCGCTCCGCACCGGCCACCCCTCGGAGAGACCGAGCTCCCCCTTTCTGCCCCTCCAAGCCGTGCTTTCGCCTGCCGCCCGCCCTGGGAGACACGGGGCATGCTGAACCTCCTGCATGGGTGCGCCATGGGGATCCCCAGCCAGGCAATAAATGGCTTTGCTCATCCTGCTCGAATGTTTTGTCCTTGAGTTTAAAGGAAAGAGATAGCGCACGTAATTGCTCGGGCAGCGTCACCCTCGTGAACCCGCCAGCTTCGACGGTGCGGCCGGCCGTGAAGGAAAAACAACGCGTGTGTCGGGAAGGCTGGCTGGGCGCTGAGTTCGAGTCCCCAGCGCTGAGCCACGCGCAAAGCCCCGCACCGCCCACCGGCTGCCGGGCCAGGCAGCAGCGGGGCGACCGCctggtgcccattgcctcctcGAGAGCGGGCCGGACCCCGGGGCAGCAGCCTTGCCGGGCTGCGGGGTGCGCGCAGCTCCCTTtagcccccgcccggccgggcctccTGCCCAGCTCTGGGGCCCAGCTGCCCTCCAGGCGCGCGCAGCTCCCTCCCGGCCTCCCGACACGCACAGTTGCATCTCGGTCCAGGTATTTGCAGCTCCCCCACCCCAGGAATGTGCTCGCCGTCTCCATCCCCCTCCACAAGCAGCAGGACACGCTGAGCTGGTGCCTGCAGGCTTGCTCTGGCCTGTCCCCTGCCTTCTCAAAAGCCTCCCCTACAACTTATTAACTACGCAAGCGTGCGGTGCTCAGCGGGCTCCTGGCAGCCCGTCCCGCAGCCGGAGTCCTCCCTGCGCTGGGCATGAGGCTCCCCGCCGGGGAGAGCGGGGCAGGTCTCGGCGTGCACCCAGCCTCCTGCCGGGTCGGTCTccgccgccccacggcaccccgacaccctgcagccagccaggtcagCCTCCGACACCTCGCGGCACCCCACAGCCATCCCGGCTGGTCTCTGCCACCGCACAGCACCCTGCAGCCAGCCGGGTCagtctctgcctccctgcagcgccccgccaccctgcagccctctcAGTTGGTCTCTtgt is a window encoding:
- the CLDN3 gene encoding claudin-3, producing the protein MSMGLEIGGVALSVLGWLCSIICCALPMWRVTAFIGNNIVTAQIIWEGLWMNCVVQSTGQMQCKVYDSMLALPQDLQAARALLVVAIVLAVLGLMVAIVGAQCTRCVEDETTKAKITIVSGVIFLLSGIMTLIPVSWSANTIIRDFYNPLVLDPQKRELGTSLYVGWAASALLLFGGSLLCCSCPPKDERYARSKVAYSAPRSAVTSYDKRNYV